A window from Candidatus Aenigmatarchaeota archaeon encodes these proteins:
- the minD gene encoding cell division ATPase MinD, giving the protein MTRLIVITSGKGGVGKTTLTSNLAAALTDFGKKVIVIDGNLTTPNLGLHLGLHLPKKTLHDVLKGESRLKDAIYPHSYGFSVIPASLGLNDLKGVDVSRLPEVTFSLLGKSDYVIIDSAAGLGREAISALSAADETIIITNPDLPSVTDALKMIKLAQESKINVLGVVVNKVRGEEYEMTTEQITDLLGVPVIAEIPEDRNVPESICVKQPLVGYKPESPAAVEIKKLAAALSGKVYEPPRPKGFWQRFFQKLFG; this is encoded by the coding sequence ATGACCCGTCTAATAGTTATAACTTCGGGAAAGGGTGGTGTCGGTAAGACAACATTGACAAGCAACCTAGCTGCTGCCCTGACAGATTTTGGTAAGAAAGTAATAGTTATAGATGGAAACTTGACAACACCAAATCTCGGTCTACATCTCGGTCTCCATCTACCAAAAAAAACTCTTCATGATGTTCTTAAAGGAGAATCCAGACTGAAGGATGCCATCTATCCTCACTCATATGGTTTCAGTGTTATTCCGGCTTCCCTTGGTTTGAACGACCTAAAGGGGGTTGATGTTTCAAGGTTACCCGAAGTCACATTTTCCCTGCTAGGGAAATCAGACTATGTGATTATAGATTCGGCTGCCGGTTTGGGAAGAGAGGCAATATCAGCTTTGTCTGCTGCCGATGAAACAATAATAATAACAAACCCAGATCTTCCTTCAGTCACCGATGCCTTAAAGATGATAAAATTAGCCCAAGAATCTAAGATAAATGTTTTAGGTGTGGTGGTAAATAAAGTAAGGGGAGAGGAATATGAGATGACAACCGAACAAATAACCGACCTTCTTGGTGTTCCTGTTATTGCCGAAATCCCAGAAGATAGAAATGTCCCAGAGAGCATATGTGTCAAGCAACCTTTGGTTGGTTATAAACCAGAATCGCCAGCAGCAGTTGAGATAAAAAAATTGGCGGCTGCCTTGTCAGGGAAGGTTTATGAACCACCAAGACCAAAAGGTTTCTGGCAGAGGTTTTTCCAAAAACTTTTCGGATGA